ACAGTGAGAGAGACGAAAGACGGCCGCAAGATCGACGTGTCGATCACGATATCGCCCATCATCGACCATTCCGGCCAAATCGTGGGGGCCTCGACCATCGCCCGGGACATCACCGGGAGCAAGCAGGCTGAAGAGGCGCTGCGGGAGAGCAAGATACGGTTCCAGGCTTTAATCCGGAACTCGTCTGACATCATCCGGATCCTGGATAGGAACGGGCTGATCATCTTCGATTCGATGTCATCCCAGAAGCTCCTGGGGTATCCGCCCGGATACACACTGGGGAGGTCTCCTTTTGATTTCGTTCATCCTGACGATCTGAATCGGGTTCAGAACGACCTGGGCGAGGTTTATGATAATAAAAATTCCGGGAGACCCACCGAGTTCCGGATCAGGAAAGCCGACGGTGAGTACCTGGACGTAGAAACGGTCGGCAAGAACATGATCGGCGTACCGGGTGTAGACGGTATCTTGATCACGACACGGGACATCACCGGGCGCAAGCAGGCCGAAGAAGCGCTGCGGGAGAGCGAGGAGCGGTTACGGCGCATGAGCCGGGCCGGACACGTCGGCCTCTACGAGTGGAACGTCGACCGGGACCGGATGTACTTTAGCCCCGAGATGTACGAGCTATACGGGATCGATCCGAGTTCATCGCTGACCTTTGATACGTGGTTTGGGAGGATACATCCCGATGACTGTGAGGCGGTCAGGCGCATGATGGCGGATGCACACGAGAAGGCCCGCAGTACGCCAGGTTTTTCTGCCCAGTTCGATTACCGGGTGGTGCACCCGGACGGGAAGGTCCTCTGGCTCATGGTCACAGCGACGTATAGCCTCGAAGACAACGACCTGATCTCGCGAGGAGCCGTGCGCGACATCACCGAGCGCAAGCTGGCCGAAGAGGAGTTAATGGCTTCCGTGGCAAAGTTCAAAGCCTTGTTTGACAGCGCCGGCACGGCGATCTTTATCGCAGACGCTGCGACCGGGGAGATCATCGATTGCAACTCGAAGGCCCAAGAACTGATCGGTAGGACCCACGAGGAGATCCTGGGCCTGAACCAGACGCAATTGCACCCGGCAGAGATGGCGGCAGAGCGCCATGAGGCATTTGCTCGCAACGCACGTGAAGGCAAAGCCGCCAATTTCGAGACGGTGGTGCAGCACCGGGATGGCCGGCGCATTCCCGTGATAATCAATGCGGTGAAGCTAACGATCAACGGCCAGGAGGTCATGGTGGGACTCTTCTTAGACATTACAGAGCGCAGACGGGCAGAGGAGGCGTTGCGGGAGAGCGAAAACAAGTTCCGGGTGGTGGCGGAAACATCCCCCGCCTCGATCTTCCTCTACCAGGGCGATAAGTACATTTACGTGAACCCCATGGCCGAGGCATTGACCGGCTATTCGAGGGACGAACTTTTAGCTGGGGACTCTTGGGGGTGGGTCCACCCCGAGTTTCAAGAGCTGGTGAAGGATAGGTCGAAGAGAAGGCAGCAGGGCGATCGATTACCCGGCCAATACGAGGTGAAGTACCGTGCAAAGGACGGCCGGGAGGGCTGGGTGGACTTCACGACGGGCATCATCGAGTACGGGGGAAAACCGGCAGGGCTGGCAATGGCCCTCGACGTATCCGAGCGTAAGCGGATAGAACGAGCATTACAGCTTACCCAGTTTTCCGTCGATAAGGCCTCGGACGAGATATTCTGGATGGACTCGAATGGCCTGGTCATCTATGTTAATGATGTCACCTGCAATATTCTCGGCTATTCGAGGGATGAGCTGCTGGGCATGTGCGTCTGGGATTTCGATCCTACTTATTCCCCTGAAATATGGCTCGCTTCTTTTAGTGATCTGAAGAAGAACGGCTTTCTTACCTTTGAAACAAAGCACAGGACCCGGGACGGAGTGGTATTCCCGGTGGAAATAACATCCAATTATTTCGAATATGAGGGAAAGGAATATTGCTTCGCTTTTGTCCGCGATATCACCGAGCGTAAGCGAGTTGAGGAAGAGTTAAAAGCCGCTAAGCTGCAGGCTGAGCTCTATGTGGATTTGATGGGCCATGACATTAACAACATGAACCAGGTCAGCATGGGTTTCCTGGAGCTGGCCCATGATATTATCGAGATGAATGGCAGGCTCGGTGAGGACAACATTGTTCTGCTGGATAAGGCGATGGATTCGTTGAAGAATAGTTCTCAGCTCATCGACAACGTGCGGAAGATGCAGCGGGAGAAGATGGGGCAGTACGAGCCCGAGATCCTGGACGTGACAGCCCTGCTTGAGGATGTGGCCGTGCAGTTCCGCGATGTGCCGGGCCGGGACATCCGCATCGATTACCGGCCGCCGGAGACGTACCGGGTCAGGGCGAACGCACTACTCAAGGACGTATTCAT
This genomic stretch from Methanocella sp. harbors:
- a CDS encoding PAS domain S-box protein — translated: MSRQHAPVTRDEYKTRGQLLAELQDLREQMAVLRSCEEAPYRLASIVDSSDDAIIGKTLDGIITSWNKSAERMYGYSAGEAIGRPIEFIVPGDRKGEVMDILVKIRRGEHVEHYETVRETKDGRKIDVSITISPIIDHSGQIVGASTIARDITGSKQAEEALRESKIRFQALIRNSSDIIRILDRNGLIIFDSMSSQKLLGYPPGYTLGRSPFDFVHPDDLNRVQNDLGEVYDNKNSGRPTEFRIRKADGEYLDVETVGKNMIGVPGVDGILITTRDITGRKQAEEALRESEERLRRMSRAGHVGLYEWNVDRDRMYFSPEMYELYGIDPSSSLTFDTWFGRIHPDDCEAVRRMMADAHEKARSTPGFSAQFDYRVVHPDGKVLWLMVTATYSLEDNDLISRGAVRDITERKLAEEELMASVAKFKALFDSAGTAIFIADAATGEIIDCNSKAQELIGRTHEEILGLNQTQLHPAEMAAERHEAFARNAREGKAANFETVVQHRDGRRIPVIINAVKLTINGQEVMVGLFLDITERRRAEEALRESENKFRVVAETSPASIFLYQGDKYIYVNPMAEALTGYSRDELLAGDSWGWVHPEFQELVKDRSKRRQQGDRLPGQYEVKYRAKDGREGWVDFTTGIIEYGGKPAGLAMALDVSERKRIERALQLTQFSVDKASDEIFWMDSNGLVIYVNDVTCNILGYSRDELLGMCVWDFDPTYSPEIWLASFSDLKKNGFLTFETKHRTRDGVVFPVEITSNYFEYEGKEYCFAFVRDITERKRVEEELKAAKLQAELYVDLMGHDINNMNQVSMGFLELAHDIIEMNGRLGEDNIVLLDKAMDSLKNSSQLIDNVRKMQREKMGQYEPEILDVTALLEDVAVQFRDVPGRDIRIDYRPPETYRVRANALLKDVFINLLGNSVKHSTGPLAVSIDARIAEERGEKYCRIAVED